The genome window CGCGCCTTCAAACAGAATATTTTTCCGCTTGTGAATTCCCTCATAAATCTTCAGGGAACTATCAACTACGTGCGGCCGCAAACGTTCGGCATAAACTCGATATTCATCAATTACGTCTTGCGGATTTAAAGGCGGCAAATTGTAGAGTTTTTCGAGAAGGACATTTTTACAATTAATCGTCCATTCCAATTGTTCTTGCAACCCGTCCAAGTCCATTAAATCTAGCATCCGGATCCCAGTGCGTTCCGACTTGTCGGCGTAAGTAGGGCCGATGCCGCGTCCCGTCGTCCCGATTTTATAATTTCCCCGCTGCGTTTCCGATGCTACATCAATTAATCGATGATAGGGCATCGTGACGTGAGCCGTCTCCGAAATCATCAGCGAGGTTGTTGAAATATTCAGTTCCTCTAGCTGATCTAACTCTGCAATTAAAACTTTAGGGTCGATGACCGTACCGCAGCCGATGATACACTCTTTATCAGGGTAGAGAATCCCGGACGGAATTAAATGCAGCTTGAAAGTCTGACCGTTTACTACCACGGTGTGACCGGCGTTGACGCCCCCTTGGTAGCGGACAACGATATCTGCGGATTTGCTGAGCAAATCGGTAATTTTGCCTTTTCCTTCATCGCCCCACTGGGCGCCGATCACAACTACGTTAGCCAAGGGTTTCTCGCGTTCAGTTCAGGTTGACACAATCTCCGATTATGTATGAATGCGTCCTAAATGTCAAATAAATTTTTGTTACAATTGAGAGACTTGAGGCTGTATTGCTCTCAAAAACCAACTTCCAGCCCTATCGGGGGACTTGGGAAGGGAGAGTAGGAGAGGGGAAGAATGGGTGAGGATTTGACGGGTTTTTAGGGGAATCCCACGTGCAGCTTAAATGTGGAAGAGTTTACCTGCTGGAGGTTGTTGGCTAGTATTTGGGAAAACCCGGTTTCTGGCCGCTGATGCGTACAGGACTAAATTACAAATTCTTCAATCCTTCAATTCTTCAATCCTTCAATTCTTCAATCCTTCAATTCTTTCAATCTAAAATCTAAAATCTAAAATCTAAAATCCCATGACTTTACACGCTGAGTTGCACCGCCATCTGGGTGGTTCTGTCGTTCCTAGGGTGCTGTGGCGGTATTTCGACCGCCACAATGCTGAGATGGTTAATCGATTTCAAGAATACTCGGAGTTTGAGGAGTTCTACACTCGTCCGCGCAATACTCTCAATGAGTATTTGGAACTGCACACATTGGTAGAAAGCGTTCAAACTGTTGAAACTTTGCCTTATTTCATCTATCGGTTGATGCGGGGCGCTTACGTGTTTGAAAATCTGGCTTATTTGGAGTTGCGCTATACGCCTTATTTGCGGACTCCCGAACATTTGGAACAGTCAGAACGCATTGATTTGATGGCAGAAATTGTACAAGTTGTGGGCAAGGCAAGTCAAATTAGCGATTGTCCGATTGTTACCAGCCAAATTTTGTGTATGCACTCGCGTTTGCCTTATGAAGTGAATCGGGCGATCGTAGATTTGGCGGCCGGGATGAGAGAATATGTTTGCGCGATCGATATAGCTGGCGGCGATGATTGTATTGGCGAGCGTTTGGAGGAGTTTGTGGGATTGTACCAGTACGCGAGGTCGATCGGCATCAAAACTACCGGCCACCTCTACGAAACTACCTCTGGCTGTTATCCCGAACTTTTGCCCTATCTGATGCGTATCGGCCACGGGATTCAAATTCCGTTAAAATATCCCGAACTGCTGCCAGAAGTCGCGCGCAGGGGTCAATGCTTGGAAGTTTGCCCGACTACCTATCTCAAAACGGGGACATTGCAAGATATGCGCCAATTAAAGGTTGTGTTCGATCGATGTTTTGAAGCTGGTGTCGATATTGCGATTTGTACCGACAACGCAGGATTGCACAACGTGCGATTGCCTTTTGAATACGAGAATTTATTGACTCTAGATATCATTGATTTTCGGCAATTGCAAGCGTGTCAAAATGCTGCTTTCCGCCATGCTTTCGCGTGGCCTTACGGGGAGCAACCTGCCCAAATGCTGAATGGTTTGTTGCAGCATGAGTCTGTAGGGGCGCTCGTTAATTAAAGAATATCTATTGCATGAGGCGCGAAGGAAGAGAAAGAGGAAGATAGGCAGATATTTTCAGGTAAAAACTCTACTCGGAAATGATAAAAAGCTCTTTCTTCTCTTCCTTAGCGCTCTTTGCGTCTTCGCGGTTCGTTTAAAAAAGATATTTGTAAAATTATAATAAGCATCTGGCGATCGGCAATCGGTAGCAAGTTATAGTTTGAAGGCAGAATCATCAATATACAAAGATAAAAAAACATGACAAATATGGAC of Oscillatoria nigro-viridis PCC 7112 contains these proteins:
- a CDS encoding adenosine deaminase, producing MTLHAELHRHLGGSVVPRVLWRYFDRHNAEMVNRFQEYSEFEEFYTRPRNTLNEYLELHTLVESVQTVETLPYFIYRLMRGAYVFENLAYLELRYTPYLRTPEHLEQSERIDLMAEIVQVVGKASQISDCPIVTSQILCMHSRLPYEVNRAIVDLAAGMREYVCAIDIAGGDDCIGERLEEFVGLYQYARSIGIKTTGHLYETTSGCYPELLPYLMRIGHGIQIPLKYPELLPEVARRGQCLEVCPTTYLKTGTLQDMRQLKVVFDRCFEAGVDIAICTDNAGLHNVRLPFEYENLLTLDIIDFRQLQACQNAAFRHAFAWPYGEQPAQMLNGLLQHESVGALVN